Proteins found in one Caldisalinibacter kiritimatiensis genomic segment:
- a CDS encoding ABC transporter permease, which produces MNILESFRIAISSLLANKMRSFLTMLGIIIGIASVITIVSLGQGSQATIGNEFEKIGTNRVIFGMNWGENPRYQDRFDEYDLATIKRIFKDDIKAISPIMSTNGEALSGREKGSIYIIGVNEDYSKIQNFDMVKGRFLLESDVKGERNVCVIDKKLAMDLFKRTDVLGEKIMVDTGFSKIALLVCGVYETPPSTFDKLNQQLAGDIPTQLYAPVTLMKKLRMGSRYYSFEISVLDNKNVNKLTDNIIKVIEKRHRNEGKNYYRVQTAQQVMDIFNNILGVLSGVIGAIAAISLLVGGIGVMNIMLVSVTERTREIGIRKAIGATRKDILIQFLIESMLITGIGGIIGTAFGLGIQALIAMSLGIPPSISIITILIAVIFSTIVGVISGLYPANKAAKLDPILALRYE; this is translated from the coding sequence AGGATAGCTATATCAAGTTTATTAGCTAATAAAATGCGTTCTTTTTTAACTATGTTAGGTATAATAATAGGTATAGCATCTGTTATAACGATTGTTTCATTAGGGCAAGGTAGCCAAGCTACTATAGGTAATGAATTTGAAAAAATAGGTACAAATAGAGTTATATTTGGGATGAACTGGGGTGAAAATCCTAGATATCAAGACCGATTTGATGAGTATGATTTAGCGACGATAAAAAGAATATTTAAAGACGATATTAAAGCTATTTCTCCTATTATGAGTACTAATGGTGAAGCATTATCAGGAAGAGAGAAAGGGTCGATATATATAATAGGAGTGAATGAAGATTACAGCAAAATCCAGAACTTTGATATGGTAAAGGGAAGGTTTTTATTAGAGTCGGATGTAAAGGGAGAAAGAAACGTATGTGTAATAGATAAGAAGCTAGCTATGGATTTATTTAAAAGAACCGATGTATTAGGAGAAAAAATAATGGTTGATACAGGCTTTTCTAAGATTGCACTATTAGTGTGTGGAGTTTATGAAACACCACCATCAACCTTTGACAAACTTAATCAACAATTAGCAGGAGACATTCCTACTCAACTATACGCACCTGTGACATTAATGAAAAAGTTGAGAATGGGTAGTAGATACTATAGCTTTGAGATTAGTGTGTTAGATAATAAGAATGTTAATAAACTTACAGACAATATAATCAAGGTAATAGAAAAAAGACATAGAAATGAAGGTAAAAACTATTATAGAGTTCAGACAGCGCAACAAGTTATGGATATATTTAACAATATTCTAGGGGTTTTATCTGGAGTTATAGGTGCTATAGCTGCCATATCTTTATTGGTTGGTGGTATAGGAGTTATGAATATAATGTTAGTTTCAGTTACTGAAAGAACAAGGGAAATAGGTATAAGAAAGGCAATTGGAGCTACAAGAAAAGACATACTTATTCAGTTTTTAATTGAATCAATGCTTATAACAGGTATAGGGGGAATTATAGGTACAGCTTTTGGTTTAGGAATTCAAGCTCTTATAGCTATGTCATTGGGAATACCACCTTCAATATCAATAATAACAATACTAATTGCAGTTATATTTTCTACAATTGTAGGGGTGATATCTGGTTTATATCCAGCAAATAAAGCTGCAAAACTTGACCCGATATTAGCATTAAGATATGAGTAA